The Hyperthermus butylicus DSM 5456 genome includes a region encoding these proteins:
- a CDS encoding transketolase C-terminal domain-containing protein, which produces MGRLMAMRGNDAVAYAVKYARVEVVAAYPITPQTIIVEKIDELIAKGEMDAEMIHVESEHSALAATYGAAVGGVRAFTATSSHGLMYMYEMLWWAAASRIPVVMAVVTRAIGPPWNIHVEHADILATRDTGWLISMSENNQEVFDLTIIMFRVTEDPRVYLPGIVGLDGFILSHTVEPVELPDQETVDAFLPPRRQPYTMEPGKPIAMGNIFPDETFEEMRMDMHRSMLEAKKVIAEVGREYGKLTGRYYDKLVECYRCEDADYIIAGMGSWMGDAKIAADMLREKGIRAGVLRLRWVRPFPWEEVREAAISKKAVIVLDRSVSFGQTGPLFLELSAALEAKPSMIGVPAGVGGVDISYEDIAAIVEKALAEVEEKGRVYIPSLWYHLGKFYPIMHGEEVLPFPKA; this is translated from the coding sequence ATGGGTAGGCTCATGGCTATGCGTGGCAACGACGCTGTAGCCTATGCAGTAAAATACGCCCGCGTTGAAGTCGTCGCAGCATACCCTATCACGCCGCAGACCATCATCGTGGAGAAGATAGATGAGCTAATAGCGAAGGGTGAGATGGACGCCGAGATGATACACGTGGAGAGCGAGCACAGCGCCCTAGCAGCAACCTACGGCGCAGCCGTGGGTGGTGTTAGAGCGTTCACTGCAACGTCCAGCCACGGCCTAATGTACATGTACGAGATGCTCTGGTGGGCAGCTGCAAGCAGGATACCCGTGGTAATGGCCGTCGTAACCAGGGCCATAGGCCCGCCATGGAACATCCATGTTGAGCACGCGGACATCCTCGCTACGAGGGATACTGGCTGGCTAATATCGATGAGCGAGAACAACCAGGAGGTATTCGACCTCACGATAATAATGTTCCGTGTCACCGAGGACCCGCGGGTCTACCTGCCAGGCATAGTGGGTCTTGACGGCTTCATACTCAGCCACACCGTGGAGCCCGTGGAGCTGCCCGACCAGGAGACTGTTGACGCGTTCCTGCCGCCCAGGAGGCAGCCATACACCATGGAGCCCGGTAAGCCGATTGCGATGGGCAACATATTCCCCGACGAGACATTCGAGGAGATGAGGATGGACATGCACCGCAGCATGCTAGAGGCGAAGAAGGTTATAGCTGAGGTCGGCAGGGAGTATGGCAAGCTCACCGGCAGGTACTACGACAAACTGGTGGAGTGCTACCGGTGCGAGGACGCCGACTACATAATCGCTGGCATGGGCTCCTGGATGGGTGACGCCAAGATAGCAGCGGACATGCTACGGGAGAAGGGTATCCGTGCCGGCGTACTCCGGCTGCGTTGGGTGAGGCCGTTCCCCTGGGAGGAGGTGAGAGAGGCAGCGATATCGAAGAAGGCTGTGATAGTCCTGGACCGCAGCGTATCCTTCGGCCAGACGGGCCCGCTATTCCTAGAGCTTAGCGCGGCCCTAGAAGCCAAGCCCAGCATGATAGGTGTGCCTGCAGGCGTCGGCGGCGTAGACATATCATACGAGGACATAGCTGCTATTGTCGAAAAGGCTTTAGCGGAGGTCGAGGAGAAGGGCCGGGTCTACATACCATCGCTCTGGTACCACCTAGGCAAGTTCTACCCAATCATGCACGGCGAGGAGGTTTTACCCTTCCCAAAGGCCTAG
- a CDS encoding 2-oxoacid:acceptor oxidoreductase family protein yields MQRAEGASYIPVLRETLELRFHGRGGQGAVTAATLLVQAALVEGKWGQAIPSFGAERRGAHVLAFARIAPGPVPLHSMVRKPQVLVVLDPGLLAIERDRVLSGFQPGGKIVANLPEPVDLGVHATLYYVNATRIAKELGLVVAGWPVVNTAMLGALARATGLVSIDSVVEAIKSYWSSSPKIAEANAEAARRAYEETRMVQLAGREVA; encoded by the coding sequence TTGCAACGCGCAGAGGGTGCCTCCTACATCCCGGTTCTGAGGGAAACCTTGGAGCTGCGGTTCCATGGGCGTGGCGGGCAGGGCGCTGTTACCGCTGCAACACTGCTGGTTCAGGCAGCTCTTGTTGAGGGTAAGTGGGGCCAAGCGATACCCAGCTTTGGTGCTGAGAGGCGTGGAGCCCACGTACTAGCATTTGCCAGGATAGCTCCAGGGCCGGTGCCGCTGCACAGCATGGTGCGGAAGCCCCAGGTCCTAGTAGTGCTTGATCCCGGCCTGCTCGCCATTGAGAGGGACCGGGTCCTCTCCGGGTTCCAGCCCGGCGGCAAGATAGTAGCGAATCTCCCCGAGCCCGTGGATCTGGGTGTGCACGCCACGCTCTACTACGTTAACGCTACCCGTATCGCCAAGGAGCTAGGCCTGGTCGTGGCCGGATGGCCGGTGGTGAATACAGCGATGCTCGGCGCCCTGGCGAGGGCTACGGGCCTCGTCTCCATAGACTCTGTAGTCGAGGCGATAAAGTCGTACTGGAGCTCTAGTCCAAAGATCGCCGAGGCGAACGCTGAGGCGGCGAGGAGGGCCTACGAGGAGACACGCATGGTCCAGCTCGCGGGGAGGGAGGTGGCCTAG
- a CDS encoding DUF72 domain-containing protein: MPQIGIYVGTSGWLYDWNLEGSLDWYVRHSGLNAVELNASFYRFPFPSQVASWARRGRELRWAVKVHRRITHVHRLNPNALGVWERFHKLFKPLDSLVDFYLFQLPPSYRATSENIERLERFAAEAGLGERMAVEFRHESWFENGLGVEVCRRIGATFVSVDSPIGVYIAASNDTVYLRMHGRVLWYAHNYTDEELLEDAKRVLALNPRRIYVFFNNDHDMLENARRMLKLLVELAKQS; encoded by the coding sequence TTGCCGCAGATCGGCATCTATGTTGGTACGTCGGGGTGGCTCTACGACTGGAACCTGGAGGGCTCGCTGGACTGGTATGTGCGGCATAGTGGGCTTAACGCGGTGGAGCTTAACGCGTCGTTCTACAGGTTCCCCTTCCCGAGCCAGGTTGCTTCATGGGCCCGGCGGGGCCGGGAGCTACGCTGGGCCGTCAAGGTCCACCGGAGAATAACCCATGTGCACCGGTTGAACCCGAACGCGCTGGGTGTCTGGGAGAGGTTCCACAAGCTCTTCAAGCCCCTCGACAGCCTCGTGGACTTCTACCTGTTCCAGCTCCCCCCGAGCTACCGGGCCACCAGCGAGAACATTGAGAGGCTTGAGCGGTTCGCAGCCGAGGCCGGGCTCGGGGAGAGGATGGCCGTAGAGTTTCGGCACGAGAGCTGGTTTGAGAACGGTCTAGGCGTAGAGGTTTGCCGGAGGATAGGCGCCACCTTTGTCTCGGTGGACTCCCCCATAGGCGTCTACATAGCGGCGAGTAACGATACTGTCTACCTCCGGATGCACGGTAGAGTATTGTGGTACGCTCACAACTACACGGACGAGGAGCTGCTCGAGGATGCCAAGCGCGTACTAGCCCTGAACCCCAGGAGGATCTACGTATTCTTCAACAACGACCACGACATGCTCGAAAATGCTAGAAGAATGCTCAAACTACTCGTGGAGCTTGCCAAGCAATCCTAG
- a CDS encoding PIN domain-containing protein, translating into MAARTAGGVVQRVLLDTSYILPTLGVDVEGVKPVLERLKLLRSRGRVELYYSDFSLLEALAKAVKLGVPEHVVEQGITAIAAGYARADPDIRAWLLAARLRRDGLRDLIDALIYATAFTKGLHLLTRDVKLLEFLEKHGYPTNTILIESQFLKG; encoded by the coding sequence ATGGCAGCAAGAACAGCTGGAGGGGTAGTGCAACGCGTACTCCTCGACACTAGCTACATACTGCCAACCCTCGGCGTCGATGTGGAAGGTGTAAAACCGGTACTCGAGAGGCTAAAGCTGCTCCGGAGCCGGGGGCGTGTGGAGCTCTACTACTCAGACTTCTCGCTGCTGGAAGCACTAGCCAAGGCTGTGAAGCTAGGTGTGCCCGAGCACGTGGTAGAGCAGGGGATTACAGCGATAGCAGCAGGCTATGCCAGGGCCGACCCGGATATTAGGGCGTGGCTCCTCGCTGCAAGGCTCCGCAGGGATGGCCTCCGAGACCTTATAGACGCGCTAATCTACGCTACAGCCTTCACCAAGGGCCTCCACCTGCTAACCCGGGACGTCAAGCTCCTAGAATTCCTCGAGAAGCATGGCTACCCGACAAACACGATACTGATAGAAAGCCAGTTCTTAAAAGGTTAG
- a CDS encoding AbrB/MazE/SpoVT family DNA-binding domain-containing protein encodes MEGSSIVFRVKLSSKGAVYLPRDVLRRLGLREGCELLLHLEGSRIVLTPVYDPLELALKGPKYARVAFEEFEEWSEKWQQEQLEG; translated from the coding sequence TTGGAAGGTAGCAGTATAGTTTTCCGGGTGAAGCTATCAAGCAAGGGCGCGGTATACTTGCCCCGGGATGTGCTGAGGCGCCTCGGCCTCCGCGAGGGCTGCGAGCTGCTCCTCCATCTCGAGGGCAGCCGTATAGTGTTGACGCCAGTGTACGATCCGCTGGAGCTGGCGCTGAAGGGTCCAAAGTATGCTCGCGTAGCTTTTGAAGAGTTTGAGGAGTGGAGCGAGAAATGGCAGCAAGAACAGCTGGAGGGGTAG
- the tsaA gene encoding tRNA (N6-threonylcarbamoyladenosine(37)-N6)-methyltransferase TrmO, translated as MACQNNELYCFRPIGIVEEGLPKPEEPERKRLKSKYEVIGTIRVFDEYVEGLKGLEEYSHLIIVYVFHEAKEARLKLKHRVTGRELGIFATRYPPRPNPIAVSVVELVELRGPRLRVRGIDAWTGTPVLDIKPYDYYDIVKRPRVSRDFLEEWERKSSLYSQLVPWLGPC; from the coding sequence ATGGCATGCCAGAACAACGAATTGTACTGCTTTAGACCCATAGGCATAGTTGAAGAGGGTCTTCCGAAGCCCGAAGAACCAGAGAGAAAACGCCTCAAGAGTAAGTACGAGGTTATAGGCACCATTAGAGTGTTCGACGAGTACGTTGAGGGGCTGAAGGGACTAGAGGAATACTCGCACCTAATAATCGTCTACGTGTTCCACGAGGCGAAAGAGGCTAGGCTAAAACTCAAACACCGCGTTACTGGAAGAGAGCTGGGCATCTTTGCTACCAGATATCCCCCAAGACCAAACCCCATAGCTGTGTCTGTCGTAGAGCTTGTCGAGCTCAGAGGCCCAAGGCTAAGGGTTAGAGGTATCGACGCGTGGACGGGAACCCCAGTTCTCGACATAAAGCCCTACGACTACTATGACATTGTTAAACGGCCGCGTGTCAGCCGCGACTTCCTAGAGGAGTGGGAGAGGAAAAGCAGCCTCTACTCGCAGCTTGTACCCTGGCTTGGACCATGCTAG